In a single window of the Mycobacteriales bacterium genome:
- a CDS encoding GNAT family N-acetyltransferase, with protein MRVHPPELIDAGRLILRRLVADDVERMAAAVARNLEHLQPWMPWATKEAGTVGVQRERQFAVDAAWEKGQEYNYLALTGDGEVVLGRFGLHRRIGPGALELGYWLCADAEGRGYATAAAGALTRAALEVPDVHRMEIHCDEANLRSREVPARLGYRPVGSGVDGQAHDDSSSDGSGGATRATTGHAHGASVDNQEVPVGEVAYVSEVRVERREGSLRAAYLPGDEEPTLYGMHGAIAEHYGAQPGQFPSHASTIDHLVGAALG; from the coding sequence ATGCGCGTGCACCCGCCCGAGCTCATCGACGCGGGCAGGCTCATCCTCCGCCGGCTCGTCGCGGACGACGTCGAGCGGATGGCGGCGGCCGTGGCCCGGAACCTGGAGCACCTCCAGCCGTGGATGCCGTGGGCGACGAAGGAGGCGGGAACGGTCGGTGTCCAGCGGGAGCGCCAGTTCGCCGTGGACGCCGCGTGGGAGAAGGGGCAGGAGTACAACTATCTCGCCCTCACCGGTGACGGTGAGGTGGTCCTGGGCAGGTTCGGCCTGCACCGCCGCATCGGACCGGGAGCGCTGGAGCTCGGCTACTGGCTGTGTGCTGACGCGGAAGGCCGTGGCTACGCCACCGCTGCTGCGGGGGCTCTGACGAGGGCGGCGCTCGAGGTCCCCGACGTCCACCGGATGGAGATCCACTGCGACGAGGCGAACCTCCGGAGCCGCGAGGTGCCGGCGAGACTGGGCTACCGGCCGGTCGGGTCGGGGGTCGATGGGCAGGCGCACGACGACTCCTCATCGGATGGCTCCGGCGGTGCTACCCGAGCCACGACGGGGCATGCTCACGGCGCATCGGTCGACAACCAGGAGGTTCCCGTGGGAGAGGTCGCGTACGTGTCCGAGGTCCGTGTCGAGCGCAGGGAGGGTTCGCTGCGCGCGGCATACCTCCCCGGCGACGAGGAGCCGACCCTCTACGGCATGCACGGCGCCATCGCCGAGCACTACGGCGCGCAGCCCGGGCAGTTCCCGAGCCACGCCAGCACGATCGACCACCTTGTTGGCGCGGCACTTGGTTGA
- a CDS encoding DUF6104 family protein — protein MYFTDRGLEELAERRGEETVTLSWLAERMRQFVDAQPEFEVPIERLATWLARLDDDEDE, from the coding sequence GTGTACTTCACCGACCGGGGCCTCGAGGAGCTCGCCGAACGCCGCGGTGAGGAGACGGTGACGCTGTCCTGGCTGGCCGAGCGGATGCGGCAGTTCGTCGACGCCCAGCCGGAGTTCGAGGTGCCGATCGAGCGGCTGGCGACCTGGCTGGCGCGGCTGGACGACGACGAGGACGAGTAG
- a CDS encoding multifunctional oxoglutarate decarboxylase/oxoglutarate dehydrogenase thiamine pyrophosphate-binding subunit/dihydrolipoyllysine-residue succinyltransferase subunit: MSTQPGQQTDFGANEWLVYEIHQQYLKDPDSVSDAWREFLSDYKPAVEGTAPNGGPAGGIKGTPPPAPTAQAPDTQAPAAPGPAPAAPAPAAPAPAPAAPAAAAEKKPAATAGMQTTPLKGAAARVVSNMESSLTVPTATSVRSVPAKLLADNRIVINSHLRRSRGGKVSFTHLIGYALVRAATDVPVMNNSYAEVDGKPVVVTPDNVGLGLAIDLQNANGSRSLVVAAIRGADAMDFSQYWAAYEDIVRRARAGKLTTEDFQGTTISLTNPGGIGTVHSVPRLMQGAGAIIGVGAMEYPAEFQGASEETLARLAVSKVITLTSTYDHRIIQGAQSGEFLRRMHQLLLGEDGFYDDIFASLRIPYVPVRWVPDQQASHEGDLDKATRVMELIHAYRVRGHLMADTDPLEFKVRSHPDLDVVTHGLSLWDLDREFPVGGFAGKKVMKLRDVLGVLRDSYCRTVGIEYMHIQDPDERIWLQDRVEKKAQQPDRDEQLHVLERLNAGEAFESFLQTKYVGQKRFSLEGGETLIPLLDGVLQRAADERLDEVAIAMPHRGRLNVLANIVGKSYAQIFREFEGNIDPRTAHGSGDVKYHLGAEGSFTSLAGREIAVSLQANPSHLEAVNPVLEGVVRAKQDMINKGEQGFTVLPVLLHGDAAFAGQGVVAETLQMAQLRGYRTGGTVHVVVNNQVGFTTGPHSARSSLYATDVARMVQAPIFHVNGDDPEACVRVAKLAFDYRQAFKKDVVIDMVCYRRRGHSEVDEPSFTQPQMYDMIDAKRSVRKIYTENLIGRGDISVDEAEEALRNYQEQLEKVFQGTREAANAPSMYPERKEPGVDDLQTAITREVVKAIVDSQVTMPEGFTVHPRLLPQLQKRAKMIDDGTIDWAMGETLALGSLLLEGHPVRLAGQDARRGTFGHRHSVVVDRVNGNEHTPLAHLSEDQAAFYVYDSLLSEYAAMGFEYGYAVARPDALVLWEAQFGDFVNGAMTIVDEFIAAGEAKWGQLSGVTLLLPHGYEGQGPDHSSARLERFLQLCAEDNMVVVAPTTPASYFHLLRRQALQSHKRPLVVLSPKSMLRLRAAASAVEDFTDAGFAPVLVDPDGIDATGVQRVVLTTGKVFYDLLSARRKSQDDRVALVRVEQLYPLPGEEIADALAGYPNATDIVWCQEEPANQGAWSHMALSLPEHLPPGRSLRRLSRKAGSSPAAGSSKVHEAEQAALITAALEL; this comes from the coding sequence GTGTCGACGCAGCCGGGCCAGCAGACCGACTTCGGTGCCAACGAGTGGCTGGTCTATGAGATCCACCAGCAGTATCTGAAGGACCCCGACAGCGTCTCCGACGCCTGGCGCGAGTTCCTGTCGGACTACAAGCCGGCGGTCGAGGGCACCGCACCCAACGGCGGCCCGGCCGGCGGCATCAAGGGCACGCCGCCGCCGGCCCCGACCGCCCAGGCGCCCGACACCCAGGCCCCCGCTGCCCCGGGGCCAGCCCCGGCCGCTCCCGCCCCGGCCGCTCCCGCCCCGGCACCGGCGGCCCCCGCGGCCGCGGCGGAGAAGAAGCCGGCTGCGACCGCCGGCATGCAGACGACCCCGCTCAAGGGGGCCGCTGCGCGGGTGGTCAGCAACATGGAGTCCTCGCTCACCGTCCCGACCGCCACCAGCGTGCGCAGCGTCCCCGCCAAGCTGCTGGCGGACAACCGCATCGTCATCAACAGCCACCTCCGGCGCTCACGCGGCGGCAAGGTCTCCTTCACCCACCTCATCGGCTATGCCCTGGTGCGTGCGGCGACCGACGTGCCGGTGATGAACAACAGCTACGCCGAGGTCGACGGCAAGCCCGTGGTCGTGACGCCCGACAACGTCGGTCTCGGTCTCGCGATCGACCTGCAGAACGCCAACGGCTCCCGCTCCCTCGTCGTCGCCGCCATCCGGGGCGCCGACGCGATGGACTTCTCGCAGTACTGGGCGGCGTACGAGGACATCGTCCGGCGGGCCCGCGCCGGCAAGCTGACCACCGAGGACTTCCAGGGCACGACCATCAGCCTGACCAACCCGGGCGGTATCGGAACGGTCCACTCCGTGCCGCGGCTGATGCAGGGCGCCGGCGCGATCATCGGCGTCGGCGCGATGGAGTACCCCGCAGAGTTCCAGGGGGCGTCGGAGGAGACGCTCGCGCGGCTCGCGGTCAGCAAGGTCATCACGCTCACCAGCACGTACGACCACCGCATCATCCAAGGCGCCCAGTCCGGTGAGTTCCTGCGCCGCATGCACCAGCTGCTGCTGGGCGAGGACGGCTTCTACGACGACATCTTCGCCAGCCTGCGCATCCCGTACGTCCCGGTGCGCTGGGTCCCGGACCAGCAGGCCAGCCACGAGGGTGACCTCGACAAGGCCACCCGGGTCATGGAGCTCATCCACGCCTACCGGGTGCGCGGCCACCTGATGGCCGACACCGACCCACTCGAGTTCAAGGTGCGCAGCCACCCCGACCTCGACGTGGTCACGCACGGCCTGTCGCTGTGGGATCTCGACCGCGAGTTCCCGGTGGGCGGCTTCGCCGGCAAGAAGGTGATGAAGCTGCGCGACGTCCTCGGCGTCCTGCGCGACTCCTACTGCCGGACCGTCGGCATCGAGTACATGCACATCCAGGACCCCGACGAGCGCATCTGGCTGCAGGACCGGGTGGAGAAGAAGGCGCAGCAGCCGGACCGTGACGAGCAGCTGCACGTGCTCGAGCGGCTCAACGCCGGCGAGGCCTTCGAGTCCTTCCTGCAGACCAAGTACGTCGGGCAGAAGCGCTTCTCGCTCGAGGGCGGCGAGACCCTCATCCCGCTGCTCGACGGGGTACTCCAGCGCGCCGCCGACGAGCGGCTGGACGAGGTCGCCATCGCCATGCCGCACCGCGGCCGCCTCAACGTGCTGGCCAACATCGTCGGCAAGAGCTACGCCCAGATCTTCCGCGAGTTCGAGGGCAACATCGACCCCCGCACCGCGCACGGCTCAGGTGACGTGAAGTACCACCTCGGGGCCGAAGGCTCGTTCACCAGCCTGGCCGGGCGGGAGATCGCCGTGAGCCTGCAGGCCAACCCGTCGCACCTCGAGGCGGTCAACCCGGTTCTCGAAGGCGTCGTGCGCGCGAAGCAGGACATGATCAACAAGGGCGAGCAGGGCTTCACCGTCCTCCCGGTCCTGCTGCACGGCGACGCGGCCTTCGCCGGCCAGGGCGTCGTGGCCGAGACGCTGCAGATGGCGCAGCTGCGCGGCTACCGCACCGGCGGCACCGTGCACGTCGTCGTCAACAACCAGGTCGGCTTCACCACCGGGCCGCACTCCGCCCGCTCGTCGCTCTACGCCACCGACGTCGCCCGCATGGTGCAGGCGCCGATCTTCCACGTGAACGGCGACGACCCCGAGGCCTGCGTCCGCGTCGCCAAGCTGGCCTTCGACTACCGGCAGGCGTTCAAGAAGGACGTCGTGATCGACATGGTCTGCTACCGCCGCCGTGGTCACAGCGAGGTCGACGAGCCGTCCTTCACCCAGCCGCAGATGTACGACATGATCGACGCCAAGCGCTCGGTGCGGAAGATCTACACCGAGAACCTCATCGGCCGGGGCGACATCAGCGTCGACGAGGCCGAGGAGGCGCTGCGCAACTATCAGGAGCAGCTGGAGAAGGTCTTCCAGGGCACCCGCGAGGCCGCGAACGCGCCCTCGATGTACCCGGAGCGCAAGGAGCCCGGCGTCGACGACCTGCAGACCGCCATCACCCGCGAGGTGGTCAAGGCGATCGTCGACTCGCAGGTCACGATGCCGGAGGGCTTCACCGTCCACCCGCGGCTGCTGCCGCAGCTGCAGAAGCGCGCCAAGATGATCGACGACGGCACCATCGACTGGGCGATGGGCGAGACACTCGCCCTGGGCTCGCTGCTGCTGGAGGGCCATCCGGTCCGGCTGGCCGGCCAGGACGCCCGCCGCGGCACCTTCGGCCACCGGCACTCCGTCGTCGTCGACCGCGTGAACGGCAACGAGCACACCCCGCTGGCCCACCTGTCCGAGGACCAGGCAGCCTTCTACGTCTACGACTCCCTGCTGAGCGAGTACGCCGCGATGGGCTTCGAGTACGGCTACGCGGTCGCCCGGCCCGACGCCTTGGTGCTGTGGGAGGCGCAGTTCGGCGACTTCGTCAACGGCGCGATGACCATCGTCGACGAGTTCATCGCCGCTGGTGAGGCCAAGTGGGGACAGCTCTCCGGTGTGACGCTGCTGCTGCCGCACGGCTACGAGGGTCAGGGCCCCGACCACTCCTCGGCCCGGCTGGAGCGCTTCCTGCAACTGTGCGCCGAGGACAACATGGTGGTGGTCGCGCCGACGACGCCGGCCAGCTACTTCCACCTGCTGCGCAGGCAGGCCCTGCAGTCGCACAAGCGGCCCCTGGTGGTCCTGTCGCCCAAGTCGATGCTGCGCCTGCGGGCCGCCGCCTCGGCGGTGGAGGACTTCACCGACGCCGGCTTTGCGCCGGTGCTGGTCGACCCGGACGGAATCGACGCCACGGGTGTCCAGCGCGTGGTCCTCACGACCGGCAAGGTCTTCTACGACCTGCTCTCGGCCCGTCGCAAGAGCCAGGACGACCGGGTGGCGCTGGTGCGCGTCGAGCAGCTCTACCCGCTGCCGGGCGAGGAGATCGCCGACGCCCTGGCCGGCTACCCCAACGCCACGGACATCGTGTGGTGCCAGGAGGAGCCGGCCAACCAGGGCGCCTGGTCGCACATGGCGCTCTCGCTGCCCGAGCACCTGCCGCCGGGCCGCTCGCTGCGCCGCCTCTCCCGCAAGGCCGGCTCCTCGCCGGCGGCCGGCTCCAGCAAGGTGCACGAGGCCGAGCAGGCGGCGCTGATCACGGCGGCGCTGGAGCTCTAG
- a CDS encoding alpha/beta hydrolase gives MTGPYAAALVALALLAVGCGTGDDPTVRARSAVSSPSSAASPAPTASLVATGTSPTASPTTVTAAPAPLSWQACEGDFQCASLRVPLVSGEPAAGSVDLALTRLRTAQRGQRIGSLVVNPGGPGASAVDYLQVGWRQIPEPVRARFDLVAFDPRGVGRTAPVRCGTTAELDAYFAVDPSPDDDAEVRELEVTNERFAAGCARRSGRLLPHVSTAEAAADLDRVRAALGDRTLTYLGYSYGTSLGAAYLDAYPTRVRAMVLDGGIDPQLTWDGLLEGQSKGFDRALEAFLADCQRRGCSYRGAVDGDLLEAYDRLAAKVEQASLPTRQARRLGPGEFSLGVLGGLYSRASGWPAVADALVAAERGDGAPMLALSDAYLDRTSAGYANISEALSAVVCLDRQWPRETAPYLALAERVRKDAPRFGPTVALSGLVCSRWPVPSVGEPKRVTAPGSPPVVVVGTTGDPATPYAWSVALAEQLSKGVLVSYRGEGHTVYRSGSSACVRSTVDRYLITAAAPAPTTC, from the coding sequence GTGACAGGCCCGTACGCCGCTGCCCTGGTAGCCCTCGCGCTGCTGGCCGTCGGCTGCGGCACCGGCGATGACCCGACGGTCCGGGCACGCTCGGCGGTTTCTTCCCCGAGTTCCGCCGCGTCGCCTGCGCCCACCGCGTCGCTCGTGGCCACCGGGACCTCCCCCACCGCGTCGCCGACGACGGTCACTGCCGCGCCTGCACCCCTGTCGTGGCAGGCCTGCGAGGGCGACTTCCAGTGCGCCAGCTTGCGGGTGCCGCTCGTCAGCGGCGAGCCGGCCGCGGGAAGCGTCGACCTCGCTCTCACCCGGCTGCGGACCGCCCAGCGCGGACAGCGGATCGGCTCGCTCGTCGTCAACCCTGGCGGCCCCGGTGCCTCTGCCGTCGACTACCTGCAGGTGGGTTGGCGACAGATTCCGGAGCCGGTACGCGCCCGCTTCGACCTGGTCGCCTTCGACCCGCGCGGGGTCGGCCGCACCGCGCCCGTCCGGTGCGGCACCACCGCCGAGCTGGACGCCTACTTCGCCGTGGATCCCAGCCCGGACGACGACGCGGAGGTGCGCGAGCTCGAGGTCACCAACGAGAGATTCGCCGCCGGGTGCGCTCGGCGCTCCGGACGTCTGCTGCCGCACGTCTCGACCGCCGAGGCGGCGGCGGACCTCGACCGCGTACGCGCCGCCCTCGGCGACCGGACGCTCACCTACCTCGGCTACTCCTACGGCACCTCGCTCGGCGCGGCGTACCTGGATGCCTATCCGACGCGGGTCCGCGCGATGGTGTTGGACGGCGGCATCGATCCACAGCTGACCTGGGATGGCCTGCTCGAGGGGCAGTCGAAGGGCTTCGACCGCGCGCTGGAGGCCTTTCTGGCCGACTGCCAGCGGCGCGGCTGCAGCTACCGGGGCGCGGTCGACGGCGACCTGCTCGAGGCCTACGACCGGCTCGCCGCGAAGGTCGAGCAGGCGTCCCTGCCGACGCGGCAGGCGCGCCGGCTCGGCCCGGGCGAGTTCTCGCTCGGCGTGCTGGGCGGGTTGTACAGCAGGGCCAGCGGCTGGCCGGCCGTCGCCGACGCCCTGGTCGCTGCCGAACGCGGTGACGGCGCGCCGATGCTCGCGCTGTCCGACGCCTACCTCGACCGCACGTCCGCCGGTTACGCCAACATCAGCGAGGCACTCTCGGCCGTGGTCTGCCTGGACCGGCAGTGGCCTCGCGAGACCGCGCCCTACCTCGCGCTGGCCGAGCGGGTCCGCAAGGACGCGCCGAGGTTCGGCCCCACGGTGGCGCTCTCGGGTCTGGTCTGCTCGAGGTGGCCGGTGCCTTCGGTGGGGGAGCCCAAGCGGGTCACGGCGCCGGGGTCACCGCCGGTCGTCGTGGTGGGGACCACGGGCGACCCGGCCACGCCGTACGCCTGGTCGGTTGCCCTGGCCGAGCAGCTGTCCAAGGGCGTGCTGGTGAGCTACCGGGGCGAGGGCCACACCGTCTACCGCTCCGGATCGTCGGCCTGCGTGCGCAGCACCGTCGACCGCTACCTGATCACTGCGGCTGCGCCCGCGCCGACGACCTGCTGA
- a CDS encoding response regulator, with protein MSSSLGRVLVVDDDDVIRQLITVNLELEGFEVATAVDGQDCLDKVKDVAPDVVTLDIMMPRLDGWEAASRLRADPETAGIRVVLLSARAQEADLERGSRIGVDAYLTKPFDPDELIGVVRRLAGLPPA; from the coding sequence ATGTCGAGCAGCCTGGGCCGTGTCCTCGTGGTCGACGACGACGACGTGATCCGGCAGCTCATCACCGTGAACCTCGAGCTCGAGGGCTTCGAGGTCGCCACGGCGGTCGACGGGCAGGACTGCCTGGACAAGGTCAAGGACGTTGCGCCGGACGTCGTGACCCTCGACATCATGATGCCCAGGCTGGACGGCTGGGAGGCGGCGAGCCGGCTGCGGGCCGACCCGGAGACCGCAGGCATCAGGGTGGTCCTGCTGTCGGCCCGTGCCCAGGAGGCCGACCTCGAACGCGGCAGCCGGATCGGCGTCGACGCCTACCTCACCAAGCCGTTCGACCCCGACGAACTGATCGGGGTTGTCCGCCGGCTCGCGGGCCTGCCGCCGGCCTGA